One genomic segment of Arachis duranensis cultivar V14167 chromosome 4, aradu.V14167.gnm2.J7QH, whole genome shotgun sequence includes these proteins:
- the LOC107482849 gene encoding pyrophosphate--fructose 6-phosphate 1-phosphotransferase subunit beta, which produces MVICFLFFFFNLATCDLERTYVELNSDYIYPYRNQGGFDMICSGRDKIETPEQFKQAEETTKKLDLDGLVVIGGDDSNTNACLLAENFRSKNLKTRVIGCPKTIDGDLKCKEVPTSFGFDTACKIYSEMIGNVMVDARSTGKYYHFVRLMGRAASHITLECALQTHPNITIIGEEVAAKKLTLKNVTDYIVDVICKRAAVNYNYGVILIPEGLIDFIPEVQQLIAELNEILAHDIVDEGGLWKKKLTDQSLKLFEFLPQAIQEQLMLERDPHGNVQVAKIETEKMLIQMAETELEKRKQEGKYRGEFRGQSHFFGYEGRCGLPTNFDATYCYALGYGAGALLHSGKTGLISSVRNLCAPVEDWIVGGTALTSLMDVERRHGKFKPVIKKAMVELQGAPFKKFASLRDEWALKNCYVSPGPIQFSGPGSDAVSHTLRLELESQA; this is translated from the exons ATGGtgatttgttttcttttcttctttttcaatttgGCAACCTGTGACTTGGAAAGAACATACGTTGAACTCAACTCGGACTATATTTATCCTTATAGAAATCAG GGTGGCTTTGACATGATTTGCAGTGGGAGGGACAAGATTGAAACTCCAGAGCAG TTCAAACAAGCTGAAGAAACAACAAAGAAGCTAGACTTGGATGGGCTTGTTGTTATTGGTGGAGATGACTCAAACACAAATGCATGCCTACTTGCTGAGAACTTCAG AAGCAAAAATCTGAAGACTCGCGTGATTGGATGTCCTAAAACTATTGATGGTGATTTAAAGTGCAAAGAAGTTCCTACCAGTTTTGGTTTTGATACCGCATGCAAG ATATACTCTGAAATGATTGGAAATGTTATGGTAGATGCCCGATCAACAGGAAAATATTACCATT TTGTGCGGCTTATGGGGCGTGCAGCTTCACACATTACACTGGAATGTGCTTTACAAACCCACCCAAACATTACTATTATTGGAGAAGAG GTTGCTGCCAAGAAGTTGACACTGAAAAATGTCACAGACTATATTGTAGATGTTATTTGTAAAAGAGCTGCAGTTAATTACAATTATGGGGTCATTCTTATCCCTGAAGGTTTAATTGATTTCATTCCTGAG GTCCAGCAACTTATTGCAGAACTAAATGAAATTCTGGCCCATGATATTGTGGATGAGGGTGGATTATGGAAGAAGAAACTCACTGATCAGTCACTGAAGCTTTTTGAATTCTTACCTCAAGCAATTCAAGAGCAATTGATGCTTGAAAGGGATCCACATGGAAATGTTCAG GTTGCCAAGATAGAAACAGAGAAAATGCTTATTCAAATGGCTGAAACTGAGTTGGAGAAGAGAAAGCAAGAGGGAAAATATAGAGGCGAATTTAGAGGGCAATCTCACTTTTTCGG TTACGAAGGGAGATGTGGATTGCCAACTAATTTTGATGCTACTTATTGCTATGCTCTTGGTTATGGTGCTGGAGCCCTCCTTCACAGTGGGAAGACTGGATTAATATCATCA GTTAGGAATCTCTGTGCACCTGTTGAAGACTGGATTGTTGGTGGAACTGCACTCACCTCACTGATGGACGTAGAGAGAAGACATG GTAAGTTCAAGCCCGTGATCAAGAAGGCAATGGTAGAGCTTCAAG GGGCacccttcaaaaagtttgcctcCTTGAGGGATGAGTGGGCCCTAAAAAATTGCTACGTCAGTCCAG GTCCAATTCAATTCTCTGGTCCGGGATCTGATGCAGTTAGTCACACCCTTCGTTTGGAGCTTGAATCACAAGCTTGA
- the LOC107482968 gene encoding dirigent protein 16-like → MLIRSLFIASMAMLITVAQWEVIGVSAIDPIAATGKEAMIELYMHDLQGGSSPTARPVTGLLGNIYSGQVPFAMPIGFNIPQGQTAVPNANGALPTVNGVFGIPLGTGLAGTSFAGDSSNNNNQNNAQLQLGPDGLGLGFGTITVIDDVLTAQPELGSQIVGKAKGVYVASLADGSRQMMTFTALFEGGEYGDSLNFYGLYKIGSAMSQLSVIGGTGKFKNASGFAELRALIPPGQVSTDGAETLLRITVHLNY, encoded by the coding sequence ATGTTGATAAGATCATTATTTATAGCTTCAATGGCAATGTTAATTACCGTTGCTCAATGGGAAGTGATTGGTGTATCCGCAATTGACCCGATTGCAGCCACAGGAAAAGAAGCAATGATTGAGTTGTACATGCATGACCTTCAAGGAGGAAGCAGCCCAACAGCTAGGCCGGTTACCGGCTTGCTGGGCAACATTTACAGCGGGCAAGTGCCTTTTGCGATGCCAATAGGATTCAACATCCCGCAAGGTCAGACTGCTGTCCCCAATGCCAATGGTGCTCTTCCAACTGTCAACGGAGTATTCGGGATCCCACTTGGAACCGGCTTGGCTGGTACGAGCTTTGCAGGAGACTCAAGCAACAATAACAACCAGAATAATGCTCAGTTGCAGTTAGGACCTGATGGTTTGGGACTTGGTTTCGGCACAATCACTGTAATTGATGATGTTTTAACGGCTCAACCAGAGCTGGGGTCACAAATAGTTGGGAAAGCTAAAGGAGTGTACGTGGCGAGTTTGGCAGATGGGAGTAGACAAATGATGACATTTACTGCCTTGTTCGAAGGAGGGGAGTATGGAGACAGCCTTAACTTCTATGGCCTGTACAAGATAGGGAGCGCCATGTCGCAGTTATCAGTGATCGGGGGCACAGGGAAGTTCAAGAACGCAAGCGGTTTTGCAGAGCTCAGAGCTCTTATCCCCCCAGGACAGGTTTCCACTGATGGAGCAGAGACATTGCTAAGGATCACTGTCCATTTGAACTACTAA
- the LOC107482885 gene encoding probable membrane-associated kinase regulator 1, producing MESPCTTATRSDSTSSPEFEFWMLRNPSFPQPNLHSADELFVDGVLLPLHLLPSPDPPPDSEQLTTSADPDASSSAAIITESSTSTTTLSTSKRWKDIFKKKNTENNDTEEKEKDKGKKKKKKEIKKTGSGAGSAAELNINIWPFSRSRSAGNAVTRPKFFAGAPSSTRKVNSAPCSRSNSTGDSKSRKWPSSPGRPGVHVGRTSPVWQVRRTKNSNNTAAQDNDGAEAKKRESAACQRRGTKARVLNLNVPMCIGYGQHLSCRCDENGGAVSGTTSVRGGDNNDGGSCSGGEGSNNDGGSGVNLFNLRNLFTKKSIVTSH from the coding sequence ATGGAATCACCATGCACCACCGCCACAAGATCCGACTCCACCTCCTCACCCGAATTCGAGTTCTGGATGCTCCGAAATCCCTCCTTCCCTCAGCCCAATCTCCACTCCGCCGATGAACTCTTCGTCGACGGCGTCCTCCTCCCTCTCCACCTCCTCCCATCACCCGATCCACCACCCGACTCGGAACAACTCACAACCTCTGCAGACCCTGACGCTTCCTCATCAGCCGCCATAATAACGGAATCTTCCACTTCCACCACTACTCTCTCCACATCGAAGCGCTGGAAGGACATTTTCAAGAAGAAAAACACAGAAAACAACGACacagaagagaaagagaaagacaaggggaagaagaagaagaagaaagagattaAGAAAACGGGTAGCGGAGCGGGTTCTGCGGCGGAGCTAAACATTAATATATGGCCCTTCTCCAGGAGCAGGTCCGCCGGAAACGCCGTCACCCGACCCAAATTCTTCGCCGGAGCTCCGTCTTCGACCCGGAAAGTGAACAGCGCGCCATGTTCCCGGAGCAACTCCACCGGAGATTCCAAGTCCAGGAAGTGGCCCAGCAGCCCGGGCCGTCCCGGAGTTCACGTGGGCCGGACAAGTCCGGTGTGGCAGGTCCGCCGTACCAAGAACAGCAACAACACCGCCGCGCAGGACAACGATGGCGCCGAAGCCAAGAAGAGGGAAAGTGCCGCGTGTCAGCGGAGAGGGACCAAAGCGAGGGTGTTGAATCTGAACGTTCCGATGTGCATTGGTTACGGGCAGCACTTGAGTTGTAGATGCGACGAGAATGGTGGTGCTGTTAGTGGCACTACTAGTGTCCGCGGCGGCGATAACAACGACGGTGGTAGTTGTAGCGGTGGTGAGGGTAGTAATAATGATGGTGGAAGTGGGGTTAATCTTTTTAATCTGCGCAACCTATTCAccaagaaaagcatagtaactTCTCACTAG